From a single Salvelinus namaycush isolate Seneca chromosome 14, SaNama_1.0, whole genome shotgun sequence genomic region:
- the LOC120059283 gene encoding dolichyl-diphosphooligosaccharide--protein glycosyltransferase 48 kDa subunit-like: protein MAKWTSDMQMNCCSSTLLIKQRTVSMAQTKSRLLGNYFILFLMISSMMHMALADGKTLVLLDNLNIRDTHAIFFRSLADRGFDLSFKTADDPSLSLIKYGQFLYDHLIIFSPSVEDFGGNINVETITSFIDGGGNVLVAASSDISDPLREIGSECGIEFDEEKTAVIDHHHYDVSDPGEHTLIVADPGNLLKAPTIVGNPSDKPILFKGVGMVADPDNPLVLDILTGSSTSYSYFPDRPISQYPHAVGKNTLLIAGLQARNNARVVFSGSLHFFSDAFFNAAVQKATPGSQRYAQTGNMELAEALSRWVFKEAGVLRVGAVTHHPVGESTPPAAYTITDLVEYSVVIEMLSEGSWIPFDGEDIQLEFVRIDPFVRTYLKKNGDKYSVQFKLPDVYGVFQFKVDYNRLGYTHLYSSTQVSVRPLQHTQYERFIPSAFPYYASVFSMMGGLFVFSIVFLHMKEKEKSD, encoded by the exons ATGGCGAAGTGGACCTCAGACATGCAAATGAATTGTTGCAGTTCTACGTTATTGATAAAACAACGCACTGTAAGCATGGCTCAGACAAAATCCAGATTGTTGGGgaactattttattttatttttgatgaTATCGTCCATGATGCACATGGCATTGGCTGACGGAAAGACACTCGTTTTGTTGGACAACCTCAACATCAGAGATACCCATGCAATCTTCTTCCGCAGTCTGGCAG ATCGTGGCTTTGACCTTTCATTCAAGACTGCAGATGATCCTTCTCTTTCCCTGATCAAATATGGCCAATTTCTCTATGACCACCTCATCATCTTCTCCCCATCCGTGGAAG ACTTTGGTGGCAACATCAATGTTGAGACAATCACTTCCTTCATCGATGGTGGAGGCAATGTCCTGGTTGCTGCAAGCTCTGATATTA GTGACCCTCTGAGAGAGATAGGCAGTGAATGTGGGATTGAGTTTGATGAGGAGAAGACTGCTGTCATTGATCATCACCATTACGATGTGTCAGACCCTGGTGAG CATACCCTGATTGTTGCTGATCCAGGCAATCTTCTGAAGGCTCCCACTATTGTCGGGAACCCCAGTGACAAACCCATCCTCTTCAAGGGTGTTGG CATGGTTGCAGACCCAGATAACCCCCtggtcctggacatcctgactgGCTCTTCCACCTCCTACTCCTACTTCCCTGACCGACCCATCTCTCAG TACCCCCATGCTGTTGGAAAGAACACTCTTTTGATCGCTGGGCTCCAGGCCAGGAACAACGCCCGAGTGGTATTCAGTGGCTCACTGCACTTTTTCAGCGACGCCTTCTTCAACGCTGCTGTTCAGAAGGCTACACCTGGCTCCCAGAG GTACGCTCAGACTGGGAACATGGAATTGGCCGAGGCTCTGTCCCGTTGGGTGTTCAAGGAAGCCGGTGTACTCCGGGTGGGAGCCGTTACACATCATCCTGTGGGGGAGAGCACCCCTCCTGCAGCTTACACCATCACAGACCTTGTG GAGTACAGCGTTGTAATTGAGATGCTGTCCGAGGGCAGCTGGATTCCCTTTGATGGGGAAGACATCCAGTTGGAGTTTGTGAGAATTGACCCCTTCGTCAGGACCTACCTCAAGAAAAATG GAGATAAATACAGCGTCCAGTTCAAGTTGCCTGACGTGTATGGAGTGTTCCAGTTCAAGGTGGACTACAACAGGCTAGGCTACACACACCTGTACTCCTCTACTCAG GTGTCGGTGCGTCCTCTGCAGCACACCCAGTATGAGCGCTTCATCCCCTCAGCGTTCCCTTACTATGCCAGTGTCTTCTCCATGATGGGAGGACTCTTTGTCTTCAGCATAGTCTTCCTTCACATGAAAGAAAAGGAAAAGTCAGACTAG